The Streptomyces kanamyceticus genome window below encodes:
- a CDS encoding GNAT family N-acetyltransferase yields MVSRMFRMETGVDKERLGLLRSRLREADDAASPVLRALRGTPHDQEVPLALWALDEAGDIAAGLAAHTWGRWLHVNYLWVAERHRGAGLGSRLLDEAERVAREDRGCARSRVETWDFQAPGFYRSHGYELVCVIPDYPEGAKEFTLTKKLA; encoded by the coding sequence ATGGTGAGCCGTATGTTTCGTATGGAGACAGGAGTCGACAAAGAGCGGCTTGGTCTGCTTCGTTCGCGGCTCAGGGAGGCCGATGACGCGGCCTCGCCCGTGCTCCGCGCCCTGCGCGGCACCCCCCACGACCAGGAAGTACCGCTGGCGCTCTGGGCGCTGGACGAGGCGGGTGACATCGCGGCCGGGCTCGCCGCGCACACCTGGGGCCGCTGGCTGCACGTCAATTACCTCTGGGTGGCCGAGCGGCACCGCGGCGCGGGCCTCGGCTCGCGCCTGCTCGACGAGGCGGAGCGCGTCGCCCGCGAGGACCGCGGCTGCGCCCGCTCCCGCGTGGAGACCTGGGACTTCCAGGCCCCCGGCTTCTACCGGAGCCACGGCTACGAACTGGTCTGCGTGATCCCCGACTACCCCGAAGGGGCCAAGGAGTTCACCCTCACCAAGAAGCTGGCCTGA
- a CDS encoding acyl-CoA desaturase, whose product MTTTSDAYSGTDVIEDASRTAPTADVDADPSAHPSATLGGEQKRSLEQIALLLFITVPFLALLAAVPLVWGWGVSWLDLGLLVFMYYLGCHGITIGFHRYFTHGSFKAKRPLRIALAVAGSMAVEGPLVRWVADHRKHHKFSDAEGDPHSPWRFGETVPALMKGLWWAHIGWMFDEEQTSQEKYAPDLIKDPAIRRVSRQFLLWTIVSLGIPPLVGGLVTMSWWGAVTAFFWGSLVRVALLHHVTWSINSICHAVGKRPFKSRDRSGNVWWLAVLSCGESWHNLHHADPTSARHGVMRGQVDSSARIIRWCERLGWAYDVRWPSKSRIESRRVPRAADPA is encoded by the coding sequence ATGACGACAACGTCCGATGCCTACTCCGGCACCGATGTGATCGAAGACGCTTCGCGGACGGCGCCGACCGCCGACGTCGACGCCGACCCGTCCGCGCATCCGTCCGCGACCCTGGGCGGCGAGCAGAAACGGTCGCTCGAACAGATCGCACTGCTCCTGTTCATCACCGTGCCGTTCCTCGCCCTGCTCGCCGCGGTGCCGCTGGTCTGGGGCTGGGGCGTGAGCTGGCTGGACCTGGGCCTGCTCGTCTTCATGTACTACCTGGGCTGCCACGGCATCACGATCGGCTTCCACCGCTACTTCACGCACGGCTCCTTCAAGGCCAAGCGGCCGCTGCGGATCGCGCTCGCCGTCGCCGGGTCCATGGCCGTGGAAGGGCCCCTGGTCCGCTGGGTGGCCGACCACCGCAAGCACCACAAGTTCTCCGACGCGGAGGGCGACCCGCACTCGCCGTGGCGCTTCGGCGAGACGGTCCCGGCCCTGATGAAGGGCCTGTGGTGGGCGCACATCGGCTGGATGTTCGACGAGGAGCAGACGTCTCAGGAGAAGTACGCGCCCGACCTGATCAAGGACCCGGCGATCCGCCGCGTCTCCCGGCAGTTCCTGCTCTGGACGATCGTCTCGCTCGGCATCCCGCCGCTGGTCGGCGGCCTGGTCACGATGTCGTGGTGGGGCGCCGTCACGGCCTTCTTCTGGGGCTCCCTGGTCCGCGTCGCGCTGCTGCACCACGTGACCTGGTCGATCAACTCCATCTGCCACGCGGTGGGCAAGCGCCCCTTCAAGTCCCGCGACCGCTCGGGCAACGTGTGGTGGCTCGCCGTGCTGTCCTGCGGCGAGTCCTGGCACAACCTCCACCACGCAGACCCGACGTCGGCGCGGCACGGTGTGATGCGCGGCCAGGTCGACTCCTCGGCACGGATCATCCGCTGGTGCGAGCGGCTCGGCTGGGCGTACGACGTGCGCTGGCCCTCGAAGTCACGCATCGAGTCCCGCCGCGTTCCGCGCGCCGCCGACCCGGCATGA
- a CDS encoding trans-aconitate 2-methyltransferase, which produces MGWRPHFHEEATVSAAVWDPRQYLRHEGHRARPFVDLLARVPEPPATGRAPRVADLGCGPGNVTRLLAERWPAAHITGFDNSPQMLDRAAGLAGPTDGGGRLDFAHADAADWAPAPGTYDLILSNATLQWVPGHPDSFPAWISALAPGGTFAFQVPGNFDAPSHVLMRELSESDRWRDRLGGLLRHADAVLSPGAYLERLAGLGCEVDAWETTYQHLLPGEDPVLDWVKGTGLRPVLTALADDAEATEAFLAEYRELLRKAYPPTPGHGTVFPFRRVFAVARKGPGA; this is translated from the coding sequence ATGGGATGGCGCCCACATTTCCACGAGGAGGCCACCGTGTCCGCTGCCGTCTGGGATCCGCGTCAGTACCTGCGCCACGAGGGCCATCGCGCCCGGCCCTTCGTGGATCTGCTCGCCCGCGTCCCCGAACCACCGGCCACCGGGCGGGCGCCGCGCGTCGCCGACCTCGGCTGCGGTCCCGGCAACGTCACCCGGCTCCTCGCCGAGCGGTGGCCCGCCGCGCATATCACCGGGTTCGACAACTCCCCTCAGATGCTGGACAGGGCGGCCGGGCTCGCGGGCCCCACGGACGGCGGCGGCCGCCTCGACTTCGCCCACGCCGATGCCGCGGACTGGGCCCCGGCCCCCGGGACGTACGACCTGATCCTCTCCAACGCGACCCTGCAGTGGGTGCCGGGCCACCCCGACTCCTTCCCCGCCTGGATCTCCGCTCTTGCCCCCGGCGGCACGTTCGCCTTCCAGGTGCCGGGCAACTTCGACGCGCCCAGCCACGTCCTGATGCGGGAGCTGAGCGAGTCCGACCGCTGGCGCGACCGCCTCGGCGGACTCCTGCGCCACGCGGACGCGGTGCTCTCGCCGGGGGCGTACCTGGAGCGGCTCGCGGGCCTCGGCTGCGAGGTCGACGCCTGGGAGACGACGTACCAGCACCTCCTGCCGGGCGAGGACCCCGTCCTGGACTGGGTCAAGGGCACGGGCCTGCGCCCGGTCCTGACGGCGCTCGCGGACGACGCGGAGGCGACGGAGGCGTTCCTCGCGGAGTACCGGGAACTGCTGCGCAAGGCGTACCCGCCGACGCCAGGACACGGCACGGTGTTCCCGTTCCGGCGGGTGTTCGCGGTGGCCCGCAAGGGGCCGGGGGCCTGA
- the galT gene encoding galactose-1-phosphate uridylyltransferase codes for MKKTSTRLADGRELIYYDKRDDAVRDAVDRRPLGPVSTTSEIRRDPLLGDSVAIASHRQGRTYHPPADECPLCPSADGRSSEIPDSAYDVAVFENRFPSLAGDAGRCEVVCFTSDHDASFADLTEEQAGLVLEAWTDRTAELSHLPAVTQVFCFENRGAEIGVTLGHPHGQIYAYPFVTPRTDLMLRSLAAHKEATGGRNLFDDVLADERTGERVVLEGEHWVAFVPYAAHWPYEVHLYPKRRVPDLLALDEAARTEFPQVYLELLKRFDRIFGEPAPTPYIAAWHQAPFGPLEGHDGVNRDDFALHLELFTIRRTSGKLKFLAGSESGMSVFINDVPPETAAQRLREVASS; via the coding sequence GTGAAGAAGACCTCGACCCGTCTCGCCGACGGTCGTGAGCTCATCTACTACGACAAGCGTGACGACGCGGTGCGCGACGCCGTGGACCGGCGGCCGCTCGGCCCCGTCTCCACCACGTCGGAGATCCGCAGGGACCCGCTGCTCGGCGACAGCGTGGCCATCGCCTCGCACCGCCAGGGCCGCACCTACCACCCGCCGGCCGACGAGTGCCCGCTCTGCCCCTCCGCCGACGGGCGCTCCAGCGAGATCCCGGACTCCGCGTACGACGTCGCGGTCTTCGAGAACCGCTTCCCCTCGCTCGCGGGCGACGCGGGCCGCTGCGAGGTCGTCTGCTTCACCTCCGACCACGACGCGTCCTTCGCCGACCTCACCGAGGAGCAGGCCGGGCTCGTCCTGGAGGCCTGGACCGACCGCACCGCCGAGCTGTCCCACCTGCCCGCCGTGACACAGGTGTTCTGCTTCGAGAACCGGGGCGCCGAGATCGGCGTGACCCTCGGACATCCGCACGGGCAGATCTACGCCTACCCCTTCGTCACCCCGCGCACCGACCTGATGCTCCGCTCGCTCGCCGCGCACAAGGAGGCGACGGGCGGCCGCAACCTCTTCGACGACGTCCTCGCCGACGAGCGCACGGGGGAGCGGGTCGTCCTGGAGGGTGAACACTGGGTGGCCTTCGTGCCGTACGCCGCGCACTGGCCCTACGAGGTGCACCTCTACCCCAAGCGCCGGGTGCCCGACCTGCTCGCGCTCGACGAGGCCGCGCGCACGGAGTTCCCACAGGTCTACCTGGAACTGTTGAAGCGCTTCGACCGGATCTTCGGGGAGCCCGCGCCGACGCCGTACATCGCGGCCTGGCACCAGGCACCCTTCGGTCCCCTAGAGGGACATGACGGGGTCAACCGGGACGACTTCGCCCTCCACCTCGAACTTTTCACGATCCGCCGCACTTCGGGCAAGCTGAAGTTCCTCGCGGGTTCCGAATCCGGCATGAGCGTGTTCATCAACGACGTGCCGCCGGAAACCGCGGCCCAGCGACTGCGAGAGGTAGCGAGTTCATGA
- a CDS encoding MarR family winged helix-turn-helix transcriptional regulator, which produces MEDEVDRLVAAWRRERPDLDVEPLEVLSRVSRLARHLDRARRLAFSEHSLEPWEFDVLTSLRRAGAPYQLSPGQLLTQTLVTSGTMTNRIDRLAKKGLVERLPDPSDRRGVLVRLTGEGQDRADQALAGLLEQERAILAELSRGQRGELAALLRQLTAPFDNIPG; this is translated from the coding sequence ATGGAGGACGAGGTCGATCGGCTGGTCGCAGCATGGCGCCGGGAGCGCCCTGACCTCGACGTGGAACCACTCGAGGTGCTCAGCCGCGTGAGCAGGCTCGCGCGGCACCTGGACCGCGCCCGCAGACTCGCCTTCTCCGAGCACAGCCTGGAGCCCTGGGAGTTCGACGTCCTGACGTCGCTGCGGCGCGCGGGCGCGCCCTACCAGCTCTCCCCCGGCCAGCTGCTCACCCAGACCCTGGTGACCTCGGGCACGATGACGAACCGCATCGACCGCCTGGCCAAGAAGGGCCTCGTCGAGCGCCTGCCCGACCCCAGCGACCGGCGCGGCGTACTCGTCCGCCTGACCGGCGAGGGCCAGGACCGCGCGGACCAGGCCCTCGCCGGACTGCTCGAACAGGAGCGGGCCATCCTCGCTGAGCTCTCCCGCGGCCAGCGAGGCGAACTGGCGGCGCTGCTACGCCAGTTGACCGCCCCGTTCGACAACATCCCCGGCTAG
- a CDS encoding Uma2 family endonuclease gives MTALAHEVTPVVNNPVPDLDEVLWQAWKAMDLPEGYRAEIIEGAIEVSPTGRRRHTVLINRLRRALEAHLKGSDYAAYQDGNIIYRRKAWIPDLFVAPEDLDEIPDEEDLGIDAAGVAMVVEVVSPGSRNIERDRDRVRKRREYSRAGIPVYVIIDDFDEEGAVLVLSLPNEKKATYEEEHRVPYGTEAVVPSGPAKGLAIGEEITRS, from the coding sequence ATGACCGCTCTCGCACATGAGGTGACTCCCGTGGTGAACAACCCGGTACCTGACTTGGACGAGGTCCTGTGGCAGGCGTGGAAGGCCATGGATCTCCCCGAGGGCTATCGGGCCGAGATCATCGAGGGAGCCATCGAGGTGTCGCCTACCGGTCGCCGTCGTCACACGGTGCTCATCAACCGTCTCCGTAGGGCTCTGGAAGCCCACCTGAAGGGCAGCGACTACGCGGCCTATCAGGATGGCAACATCATTTACCGTCGTAAGGCATGGATTCCCGACCTCTTCGTCGCCCCCGAAGACCTTGACGAGATCCCCGACGAAGAAGACCTCGGCATCGACGCCGCCGGAGTCGCCATGGTCGTCGAGGTCGTCTCGCCGGGCAGTCGCAACATCGAGCGCGACCGCGACCGCGTCCGCAAGCGCCGCGAGTACTCCCGCGCGGGCATCCCCGTCTACGTGATCATCGACGACTTCGACGAGGAGGGTGCCGTCCTCGTGCTGTCCCTTCCGAACGAGAAGAAGGCGACGTACGAGGAGGAGCACCGCGTCCCCTACGGCACCGAAGCCGTCGTCCCGAGCGGGCCCGCCAAGGGACTCGCCATCGGCGAGGAGATCACGCGGAGCTGA
- a CDS encoding TetR/AcrR family transcriptional regulator, protein MIDDVATDSSNSSSKEKQPRRTRRTRMTGAERREQLLDIGRTLFAAKGFEGTSVEEIAAKAGVSKPVVYEHFGGKEGLYAVVVDREMRALLDMVTGALTAGHPRELLEQAAFALLDYIETYTDGFRILVRDSPVAQSTGTFASLISDIATQVEDILGQEFKGRGFDQKLAPLYAQALVGMVALTGQWWLDVRKPKKAEVAAHLVNLAWHGLDGLEPKPRLIGHRKS, encoded by the coding sequence ATGATTGACGACGTGGCGACCGACTCCAGCAACTCCTCCAGCAAAGAGAAGCAGCCCCGGCGCACCCGTCGGACCCGGATGACGGGTGCCGAGCGCCGGGAGCAGCTCCTCGACATCGGCCGCACACTCTTCGCCGCCAAGGGCTTCGAGGGCACGTCGGTGGAGGAGATCGCGGCCAAGGCCGGGGTCTCCAAGCCGGTCGTCTACGAGCACTTCGGCGGCAAGGAAGGTCTGTACGCGGTGGTGGTGGACCGCGAGATGCGGGCGCTGCTGGACATGGTGACGGGGGCGCTGACCGCAGGGCACCCCCGGGAACTCCTCGAACAGGCCGCCTTCGCGCTCCTCGACTACATCGAGACGTACACGGACGGCTTCCGCATCCTGGTCCGCGACTCCCCCGTCGCGCAGTCCACCGGCACCTTCGCGTCCCTGATCTCGGACATCGCGACGCAGGTCGAGGACATCCTGGGCCAGGAGTTCAAGGGCCGCGGCTTCGACCAGAAGCTCGCCCCGCTGTACGCGCAGGCGCTGGTCGGCATGGTCGCGCTGACGGGCCAGTGGTGGCTCGACGTCCGCAAGCCGAAGAAGGCGGAGGTGGCGGCGCACCTGGTCAACCTGGCGTGGCACGGGCTCGACGGGCTTGAGCCGAAGCCGCGGTTGATAGGGCACAGGAAGAGCTGA
- the galK gene encoding galactokinase has product MGPVTEVAEQFTELYGHVPDGVWSAPGRVNLIGEYTDVNEGFVMPLALPHTVVAAVSRRTDGVLRLHSADIDAPVVELRVDELAPLSDGGGWAAYPAGVVWALRAAGHPVGGADLHLASTVPTGAGLSSSAALEVVTALALNELFELGLSRPELAVLSQRAENAFVGVPCGVMDQMASACCTEGHALHLDCRDLSIRQVPFDLAAHGLCLLVVDTRVKHELGDGAYAERRAGCEEGARALGVSHLRDVPYAGLDDALARLTDDRVRRYVRHIVTDDERVERIIGLLDAGDVRGIGTALTEGHASLRDDFRISCPELDLAVETANTAGAYGARMTGGGFGGSALLLVEAAEAETVTKSVEAAFAAAGYTAPRVFPAVASAGARREA; this is encoded by the coding sequence ATGGGTCCGGTCACCGAAGTCGCCGAGCAGTTCACCGAGTTGTACGGGCACGTGCCGGACGGCGTCTGGTCGGCGCCGGGCCGTGTCAATCTCATCGGCGAGTACACGGACGTCAACGAGGGCTTCGTGATGCCCCTAGCCCTCCCGCACACGGTGGTCGCCGCCGTCTCCCGGCGCACCGACGGCGTCCTGCGGCTGCACTCCGCGGACATCGACGCCCCCGTCGTCGAACTGCGCGTCGACGAACTGGCTCCGCTGTCCGACGGCGGCGGCTGGGCGGCCTACCCCGCCGGTGTCGTCTGGGCGCTGCGGGCGGCCGGACACCCGGTCGGCGGCGCGGACCTGCACCTCGCGTCGACGGTGCCGACGGGGGCGGGCCTGTCCTCATCGGCCGCCCTTGAGGTGGTCACCGCGCTCGCCCTCAACGAACTGTTCGAACTCGGGCTTTCCCGGCCCGAGTTGGCGGTCCTTTCGCAGCGCGCGGAGAACGCCTTCGTCGGCGTGCCGTGCGGCGTCATGGACCAGATGGCGTCGGCCTGCTGCACCGAGGGCCACGCCCTGCACCTGGACTGCAGGGACCTGTCCATACGCCAGGTCCCCTTCGACCTCGCGGCGCACGGCCTGTGCCTCCTGGTCGTCGACACCCGCGTGAAGCACGAGCTGGGCGACGGCGCCTACGCGGAGCGGCGCGCGGGCTGCGAGGAGGGCGCGCGGGCCCTCGGCGTCTCCCATCTGCGGGACGTCCCGTACGCCGGTCTCGACGACGCCCTGGCCCGGCTGACGGACGACAGGGTCCGTCGCTACGTACGCCACATCGTCACGGACGACGAGCGCGTGGAGCGGATCATCGGGCTGCTCGACGCGGGCGACGTGCGGGGCATCGGCACCGCCCTGACCGAGGGGCACGCCTCGCTGCGCGACGACTTCCGCATCTCCTGCCCGGAGCTGGACCTCGCGGTGGAGACCGCGAACACGGCCGGTGCGTACGGTGCCCGGATGACCGGCGGCGGTTTCGGCGGCTCGGCGCTCCTGCTCGTGGAGGCGGCCGAGGCGGAGACGGTGACGAAGTCGGTCGAGGCGGCGTTCGCGGCGGCCGGGTACACGGCGCCGCGGGTGTTCCCTGCGGTGGCGTCGGCGGGGGCGCGGCGGGAGGCCTGA
- a CDS encoding LuxR C-terminal-related transcriptional regulator, translating to MVRIRVLVVDDHRIFAESLAAALAAEPDVDVSAAGSGPAALRCLERAITEGRRFDVLLVDADLGSTASALQGARPAVPVQEGNADGLVDGISLVAGVRSGQPAVRTVVLAEKDDPRRAALALQAGASGWVAKDCSLSRLLTVIRGVLRDETHLPPALLTGVLRELTAARKHRTESERLVESLTPREREVLRCMVAGLGRKAVAERLFLSPHTVRTHMQNVLGKLGVHSTLAAVALARRAGVGPVDLAGDVVERGGQLA from the coding sequence GTGGTTCGCATTCGAGTCCTGGTCGTCGACGACCACCGCATCTTCGCCGAGTCACTGGCCGCCGCGCTGGCGGCCGAGCCTGACGTGGACGTGTCCGCCGCGGGCAGTGGTCCCGCCGCGCTGCGCTGCCTGGAGCGGGCGATCACCGAAGGGCGCAGATTCGATGTCCTGCTCGTCGACGCCGACCTCGGCAGCACCGCGAGCGCGCTGCAGGGCGCCCGCCCCGCCGTCCCGGTCCAGGAGGGCAACGCCGACGGTCTGGTCGACGGCATCTCCCTGGTCGCGGGCGTCCGTTCGGGCCAGCCCGCCGTGCGTACGGTCGTGCTCGCGGAGAAGGACGACCCGCGCCGCGCGGCCCTCGCGCTGCAGGCGGGCGCCTCGGGATGGGTCGCCAAGGACTGCTCCCTGTCCCGGCTCCTGACGGTGATACGCGGCGTCCTGCGGGACGAGACGCATCTGCCGCCCGCACTGCTCACCGGTGTCCTGCGCGAGCTGACCGCGGCCCGCAAGCACCGCACCGAGTCCGAGCGCCTCGTGGAGTCCCTGACCCCGCGCGAGCGCGAGGTGCTGCGCTGCATGGTGGCGGGCCTGGGCAGGAAGGCGGTCGCGGAGCGCCTCTTCCTCTCCCCGCACACGGTGCGCACCCACATGCAGAACGTGCTCGGCAAGCTGGGTGTCCACTCCACCCTCGCCGCCGTCGCGCTCGCGCGCCGCGCCGGGGTCGGCCCGGTCGACCTAGCCGGGGATGTTGTCGAACGGGGCGGTCAACTGGCGTAG
- a CDS encoding VOC family protein: MLAGIDHVQLAAPPGSETQLRSYYIGVLGMTETPKPPVLAARGGCWFEAGAGAVRLHLGIEADFRPARKAHPGLLVRDIEAYADRLVAHDAEVVWDENLPGHRRFYSWDPVGNRLEFLEALA; encoded by the coding sequence ATGCTGGCGGGCATCGACCACGTCCAGCTCGCGGCGCCACCCGGCAGCGAGACACAGCTGCGCTCGTACTACATCGGTGTCCTCGGCATGACCGAGACCCCCAAGCCGCCCGTGCTGGCGGCGCGCGGCGGCTGCTGGTTCGAGGCGGGGGCCGGGGCCGTGCGGCTGCACCTGGGCATCGAGGCGGACTTCCGCCCCGCGAGGAAGGCCCACCCCGGACTCCTCGTGCGGGACATCGAGGCGTACGCCGACCGCCTGGTCGCGCACGACGCCGAGGTCGTCTGGGACGAGAACCTGCCGGGGCACCGCCGCTTCTACTCGTGGGACCCGGTCGGGAACCGGCTGGAATTCCTCGAAGCGTTGGCCTGA
- the galE gene encoding UDP-glucose 4-epimerase GalE codes for MSGKYLVTGGAGYVGSVVAQHLIEAGHEVTVLDNLSTGFREGVPGGATFVEGDIRDAAKWLDSSYDAVLHFAAFSQVGESVVKPEKYWDNNVGGTMALLAAMRDAGVRRLVFSSTAATYGEPVNTPITEADPTAPTSPYGASKLAVDHMITGEATAHGLAAVSLRYFNVAGAYGQFGERHDPESHLIPLVLQVAQGSREAISVFGDDYPTPDGTCVRDYIHVADLAEAHLLAVAAATPGEHLICNLGNGNGFSVREVIETVRKVTGHPIPEVLAERRGGDPAVLVASAATAHDKLGWQPSRADLAGIVADAWAFARRTA; via the coding sequence ATGAGCGGTAAGTACCTGGTCACCGGTGGCGCGGGCTATGTCGGAAGCGTGGTCGCCCAGCACCTGATCGAGGCCGGTCACGAGGTCACCGTCCTCGACAACCTCTCGACCGGCTTCCGCGAGGGCGTCCCCGGCGGCGCCACGTTCGTCGAGGGCGACATCCGCGATGCCGCCAAGTGGCTGGATTCCTCGTACGACGCGGTCCTGCACTTCGCCGCCTTCTCGCAGGTCGGCGAGTCCGTCGTCAAGCCCGAGAAGTACTGGGACAACAACGTCGGCGGCACCATGGCGCTGCTCGCCGCGATGCGCGACGCGGGCGTGCGCAGGCTCGTCTTCTCCTCCACCGCCGCGACCTACGGCGAGCCCGTGAACACCCCCATCACGGAGGCCGACCCGACCGCCCCCACCTCGCCGTACGGCGCCTCCAAGCTCGCCGTCGACCACATGATCACCGGCGAGGCGACCGCGCACGGCCTGGCCGCGGTCTCGCTGCGCTACTTCAACGTCGCGGGCGCCTACGGCCAGTTCGGCGAGCGCCACGACCCCGAGTCGCACCTCATCCCGCTCGTCCTCCAGGTCGCGCAGGGCAGCCGCGAGGCGATCAGCGTCTTCGGCGACGACTACCCGACGCCCGACGGCACCTGCGTGCGCGACTACATCCACGTCGCCGACCTCGCGGAGGCGCACCTCCTCGCGGTCGCGGCGGCCACCCCGGGCGAACATCTCATCTGCAACTTGGGCAACGGCAACGGCTTCTCCGTGCGCGAGGTCATCGAGACCGTCCGCAAGGTCACCGGGCACCCGATCCCCGAGGTCCTCGCGGAGCGCCGCGGCGGCGACCCCGCCGTCCTCGTCGCGTCCGCCGCCACCGCGCACGACAAGCTCGGCTGGCAGCCGTCCCGCGCGGATCTCGCGGGCATCGTCGCCGACGCCTGGGCGTTCGCCCGGCGCACGGCATAA